A segment of the SAR324 cluster bacterium genome:
AAGACATTCACGACTTAGATCGAATCACTCAATAGTCTCCTACGGTGCAACCTGGCCAGGTTGCACCGTAGGAGACTGTGCTATAGTAGATCTTAAAGGATGTTAGAAATTTCTTTGAAGTTACTCATCGATAAACTCAACAATGCTTTGGCGCTAACGCAAAACTGGAAAAGTTTAGATACATTTCACATTTGAAATTTTCTCTTTTCAATCATTGAGAGACTAAAGTCGTCAACTATTTAAATTTTTTGTTGTTGGATTTACGAACCTCCGACCATATTTTCTTGTTGGTAACTCGTTATTCCGATCTTTTCAATCAAACCCAATTGGGTTTCAAGCCAGTCAATATGCTCTTCCTCACTGCTTAAAATTTTCAGAAACAACTCCTTAGACACATAATCTTTTACTTGCTCGCAATAAGAAACTGCTGACACCAAGTCGGGATGGACTTTCTGTTCAAGCTTTAAATCATTCTCTAGAATTTCTAGGGTGTTTCTGCCAATTATAAGTGGATTCAAGCGTTGCATCTGCGGTATGCCATCCAAGAACAAAATTC
Coding sequences within it:
- the bfr gene encoding bacterioferritin → MRGDQKVIEHLNVVLTNELTAINQYFLHSRMLKDWGLKRLADYEYHESIDEMNHADWLTERILFLDGIPQMQRLNPLIIGRNTLEILENDLKLEQKVHPDLVSAVSYCEQVKDYVSKELFLKILSSEEEHIDWLETQLGLIEKIGITSYQQENMVGGS